One genomic segment of Columba livia isolate bColLiv1 breed racing homer chromosome W unlocalized genomic scaffold, bColLiv1.pat.W.v2 SUPER_W_unloc_4, whole genome shotgun sequence includes these proteins:
- the LOC135577481 gene encoding LOW QUALITY PROTEIN: Holliday junction recognition protein-like (The sequence of the model RefSeq protein was modified relative to this genomic sequence to represent the inferred CDS: deleted 1 base in 1 codon) codes for MSLEESLRRSNARFMATINSILERYNHPFEDDLLISMETLTYSTPDGPKSWEDVSTEDLRKWQEEVVECNRGSERNAEMSKQDNSDFEDGHSTGHQSDTDTVSVKRKFQDIHLQNLHVRDGRIQEKVKVDVIVQDNVRKIPGWIMRECQGSSKGLHLASPVQELIGTAKSFGGNQAAVCRRKVELSNECSSSRPPQLGFSDVPISTKTITIPRHQTSPELNKTWCDSILEEYQSADEGCSWSNVTLADLYPGMLELLTRLMTKQTRRKESKYMFGQLRHRRHPSGRPKLSVTLVKIRGFRPPKLKRAQPSICSSRHEDIQNQTFGNENRELRDDKRSINKLSGVVPYSYIDTNEIKMDCSDSSLVPREGPKFSKRTVFPDVITAMGETFLVEDELQTTVLLNPKCKESEKFAYQCPSEYCFITSAASSGSTGLHPVKESKTQKNYFSCGDTSELCSSTCRSYGNSHAFTPVANCSLARASNTLLINPEKITSERQIPFEHKHLFSLLSTKQSPSKMPQKYKDAFEKLYYKLCPQEIQKPLTLTRSLANSQNLEDKGRLVKSNLSHSVRSHTQCDREFDRFMSNCVVGVFQNFLGFRELQI; via the exons ATGTCCCTGGAGGAGTCCCTGCGTCGGAGCAACGCCCGCTTCATGGCCACCATCAACAGCATCTTGGAGAGG tataatCATCCTTTTGAAGATGATTTACTTATCTCCATGGAAACTCTCACTTACAGTACGCCTGACG gaccaaaatcatgggaggatgtgtcaaccgaggaccttagaaaatggcaggaggaagtagttgag tgtaacagaggaagtgaaaggaatgcag aaatgtcaaagcaagataacagtgattttgaggATGGACATTCAACGGGACATCAG agtgataccgatacagtttcagtaaaaagaaaatttcaagacattcacttacag AATCTGCATGTACGTGATGGGAGAatacaagagaaagtaaaagtggATGTGATAGTTCAAGACAATGTTAGAAAAATTCCCGGATGGATTATG agagaatgtcaaggttcgtcaaaaggtctgcatttagcttcaccagtgcaagaactgattggtacagctaaatcttttggag gcaaccaagctgctgtttgcagaaggaaagtagaattgTCAAATGAATGTTCTTCATCCAGACCTCCACAGTTAGGATTTTCTGATGTTCCCATATCAACAAAGACAATCACCATACCCAGGCATCAGACTTCcccagaactgaataaaacttggtgtgatagtatcttggaagaataccagtctgcagatgagggatgctcctggagcaatgTAACTCTTGCAGACTTGTATCCAGGGATGTTAGAGTTACTTACAAGGCTCATGACAAAGCAGACTCGGAGAAAAgagtcaaaatacatgtttggacAATTAAGGCACAGAAGACACCCTTCTGGAAGACCAAAGCTCAGTGTCACCTTAGTCAAAATAAGAGGGTTCAGACCTCCTAAACTGAAGCGAGCACAGCCTAGCATATGCAGCAGTAGACATGAAGACATCCAGAATCAAACTTTTGGAAATGAGAATAGAGAACTTCGTGATGACAAGAGGTCCATTAATAAGTTGTCTGGTGTGGTACCTTATTCTTACATTgatacaaatgaaatcaaaatggaCTGCTCTGACTCAAGTTTAGTACCTAGAGAAGGCCCAAAATTCTCCAAACggactgtttttcctgatgttataACTGCAATGGGAGAGACGTTTCTAGTTGAAGATGAGTTACAGACTACTGTCTTACTtaatccaaaatgcaaagaaagtgaaaaatttgcttACCAGTGTCCTTCAGAATACTGTTTTATAACGTCTGCTGCCAGTTCAGGGTCAACAGGACTTCATCCGGTAAAAGAGagtaaaactcaaaaaaattacttttcttgtggTGATACCTCAGAGTTGTGTTCATCTACTTGCAGGTCCTATGGCAATAGTCATGCTTTTACACCTGTTGCAAACTGTTCTCTTGCAAGAGCATCAAATACTTTACTcataaatcctgaaaaaataacctctgaaagacaaattcctttcgagcacaagcacttattttccttgttgtctACAAAGCAGAGTCCTTCAAAGATGccccagaaatacaaagatgcatttgaaaagctctactacaagctgtgtccccaagaaatccaaaagcctttgaCATTGACAAGATCTCTTGCAAATTCACAGAACCTTGAAGATAAAGGAAGATTAGTGAAGAGTAATTTAAGTCATTCTGTGAGGTCCCATACACAGTGTGATAGAGAATTTGACAGG TTTATGAGCAATTGTGTAGTGGGGGTGTTCCAAAACTTCCTGGGTTTCAGAGagcttcaaatttaa